TATAAATAATTAAGTAGCTGCAAGAATAATGGATGGGAGGACCTCCACTGAATATTAATGATTTCAAAAGAGTATCATGAATACTAATTGACGACGATCATACCGATCTCGGGCTTATTATTACATCTGCGAATTCAATAACTGCAAGACACGTCATTCCAATTTAACTATCCTCTCGATTCACGATCTAGAGACAAAAGCTAAGCTCCTAGCATGCCGGAGACGGATGTACTTCTGATCTAGTTGGGGGCGAAGAAGATCTCGGAGTCGAGCCTCTTGGAGCGGAACAGCTTCTCCATCTCCGGGGTGGTGTTGAACGCCGTCTCTAGCACTGCCGGGGAAATTGCCTTCCACACCGACGTCTTCCCCGCCAAGTGGCTAAAGATTGGGCTGCATTTGTTTGACATAATAACCCAACGTTAATTAACCAGATTGATCAGAATATAATGGAAATGTATGGGAAATAAAAATGCAACATGCAGCAAGATTACAATAATTGTAGAAAAAAATCACAAGGAATTGGCATGATCTTTTTCTATAACTCCCTTCAAGATTATATGTATACTAAATCTACAGAAAGTATATGACAGTAGGAGATTAGTTTTAGTATCTGTTTCCTGTGTATGAGTATCTACTTAGTTAGAAAAGATACCTTGCAATGTTGAGCATATATGGAAATCCAAAAGGGTCTATCTAGGACACATCTATATGtcacatagttatgtcacatctaagctgaTTTCCATTCTGATTGTGGTCTATTTTTCTTGTCCTAGTTTTTTTTTCTTGTTGCTGCATTATATATTTATGTGATATCCTTaaaaaacatctagatgtgaattagacaaactgaatCCAAAATTATTGAATAACATTGAAGATTGATTTAGGAAACTTTAATTTCAAAAGGTGCAAAACATGCCACAGAATTGTGGAGCTAATTAAAGTGGTAATTTAGAAAGAAGTTCCTAGTTAAATTTTGCAAAACCGAACCAAAATATACAGAACAGAACTAATGCATCAGATCAGACACACATGACACATACATGCTCAAGAGTTTAGTCTAGGCCTAGATCTTGTACTAGTACGTAGCAAGAGAAAGAGCGTATTTTGTACGTACTTGGGAGTGGTGATGATGGAGAACCACTCCATGCCGGTTTCGTCGGCGATCTTGGAGACGACGAAGAACCTTGGCACGATGAAGAGGCACCCCGCCTCGGCACGGGTCTCGAGCACGCGAGTGCCGTCGATGCCCACAACCTGGACGCGCCCGCCGCCACGCACGATGTACGTGACCTGGTATGCCGAGTCGCAGGAGAAGCCCGGCGAGCACATGGAGCGGCCGCCGATCCTCACCAGGTCGGCGCCCAGCCCGACCTCCTTCACCAGTGGCAGGTTGGCCGTGTTGAGCACCACGACGCAGCCACCGCCCGGGATGTCTACGTCCAGCGGCGCCTCAAGGCAGTTGAGCACCACGCCCTCCCGGTCCTCGGCGCGCGGCTCGGGCATCTTGTGCCCCGCGGCGATCTTGACAACGCCGGATCCAGGCTGGGTGGAGACGATCTTGGCGGCGGCGTCCTGGTCGAGATCCCAGGCGCGCGCGACGAACTCAGTGGAGAAGCCGGTGAAGATGCCGCTGGCGCCGGTGAGCTGGAAGTTGGTGAAGCGGCCGGGGGTGTGGCCCTTGGAGGTGTCGCCGAGGAAGAGCACGACGAGCTCGGTGGAGGAGCCCTCGGCGTTGTGCCACCAGGTGACGGCGCCGAAGGGGAGCGCGAGCGCGTCGCCCTCCTTGACGTGGATGACCTTCTCCTTGGCCGCCTCCGGGAGGACGAGGCCGCAGGCGCCGGCGCCCTGGAGCACGTAGGCGACCTTGGCGGAGTCGGAGTAGCTGGGGAGGGCGAGGCCGCCGGCGGAGAGGTGCAGCTTGGCGGCGCCGATGGAGGCCGCGCCGAGCATGGGCAGGTCGGCCGGCGACCAGTCgtagtaggcgccgccgtcgctgccgtaggccttggccggcttcttgggcGACAGGTCCATGGACATCACCTCGGCGTTGGAGCTG
The Aegilops tauschii subsp. strangulata cultivar AL8/78 chromosome 3, Aet v6.0, whole genome shotgun sequence genome window above contains:
- the LOC109750820 gene encoding 11S globulin seed storage protein 2-like; translation: MVQRSSNAEVMSMDLSPKKPAKAYGSDGGAYYDWSPADLPMLGAASIGAAKLHLSAGGLALPSYSDSAKVAYVLQGAGACGLVLPEAAKEKVIHVKEGDALALPFGAVTWWHNAEGSSTELVVLFLGDTSKGHTPGRFTNFQLTGASGIFTGFSTEFVARAWDLDQDAAAKIVSTQPGSGVVKIAAGHKMPEPRAEDREGVVLNCLEAPLDVDIPGGGCVVVLNTANLPLVKEVGLGADLVRIGGRSMCSPGFSCDSAYQVTYIVRGGGRVQVVGIDGTRVLETRAEAGCLFIVPRFFVVSKIADETGMEWFSIITTPNPIFSHLAGKTSVWKAISPAVLETAFNTTPEMEKLFRSKRLDSEIFFAPN